Genomic segment of bacterium:
GAACGTTTTTTCCACCTTCCAGACCATGCAGGCCTCTATCGTACGCTGCAAGATGAGCACATCAAAACCCGACATCCTCGTCCGGCCCGATCTCATTAACATCCAGCTCATGGACTTCCACCGAAAGGACGAGATTCTCGACGGCGTGAAGGAAGATGTGGAAAGATTCAGACAAGAGCTGGAGGCGAAACTATAATGTTATTCAGATGTCAGTAATAAATCCAGGGAAAAGTCTGGAAAATGATCTTCGATTTTCTCTGGCTACTGGCTACTGACTACTGGCTACTGGAGAATCCCATGACCCGACCCATGTCCGAGATCCGGAAACGAATGCTGGCAGGCGTTGAAGCCGGAGACTGTTTCACAGTGCGAAGGACCTTTATCGAGGACGACATGCACCTTTTCACCGGTGTTTCCCACGACCACAACCCGATCCACTTCAATGAAGGGTACGCCGAGGGGAAGGGGTTTACAGGCCTCATTTGCCACGGGCTTCACGTGGGCAGCCTGGTCACAGAGATCGGCGGTGAACTGGGAATGCTGGCCTCGGGGATGAACTTCCATTTCCGGCGCCCGGTCTACTGCGGCGACACCATCACCTGCACCCTGACTATCGACGAGATGGACGAAAGGAACCGGGTCAAGTGCACGGCCCTGTTCACCAACCAGCATGGGGAAGATGTCATTGAAGGGCAGCTGTTCGGGATTCTTCCCAGCGAGGAGGAGAAAAAACTCCTCACTGAAAAATGCGTCTAG
This window contains:
- a CDS encoding MaoC family dehydratase, with protein sequence MIFDFLWLLATDYWLLENPMTRPMSEIRKRMLAGVEAGDCFTVRRTFIEDDMHLFTGVSHDHNPIHFNEGYAEGKGFTGLICHGLHVGSLVTEIGGELGMLASGMNFHFRRPVYCGDTITCTLTIDEMDERNRVKCTALFTNQHGEDVIEGQLFGILPSEEEKKLLTEKCV